Proteins found in one Brevibacillus brevis genomic segment:
- a CDS encoding acyltransferase — MARKERIGELDLIRAFAFLAVVYQHVIGVYIREPGLTEQVSIIYGMMFHLLKFAVPAFIFITGLVLFYNYAEKVNYISFTRKRITEILVPYGIWSVVYLYLMEKPLGEGAAFVWNVSKNFLTGTSSYHLWFVVMIFQFYLLYPFWQRVFELFRRFVTSRFRLVLALGVTGLIYGGLMWFSARYIPAHGFRFDMNWLDTYFIKYRDRNAFYYFYYFLFGGLVAFTLPAFRAMLKRYWYWIIISVGVLYAVIGYELFRESGQGQINLNEATSLKPSMFLYTMACLLAVYALCLWVSKKQSKWTHWLGLLGKYSYGAYLIHALILTYLMKFLRELQLFHTGVWGSMVAFVLCSILSFAVSYGLGKLPFGSWLVGAAEKKTKKVPSSQKEWQNAG; from the coding sequence ATGGCTCGAAAAGAACGAATTGGTGAGTTGGATCTGATCCGGGCCTTTGCATTCTTGGCTGTGGTTTATCAGCATGTCATTGGTGTGTACATCCGTGAGCCGGGTCTGACAGAGCAGGTGTCGATCATCTACGGAATGATGTTTCATTTGCTAAAATTCGCGGTACCAGCATTCATTTTCATCACGGGTCTTGTTTTGTTTTACAACTACGCTGAAAAAGTGAACTATATTTCCTTCACGCGTAAACGGATAACCGAGATTTTGGTCCCGTATGGAATATGGTCGGTGGTCTATCTTTACTTGATGGAGAAGCCTTTGGGTGAGGGAGCAGCGTTCGTTTGGAATGTAAGCAAAAATTTCCTGACAGGTACATCCTCGTATCATCTGTGGTTCGTCGTGATGATTTTTCAGTTCTATCTTTTGTATCCGTTTTGGCAAAGAGTATTTGAACTTTTCCGCAGATTCGTGACAAGCCGCTTTCGTCTCGTTCTCGCTCTTGGTGTCACCGGATTGATTTATGGGGGCCTCATGTGGTTTTCAGCGCGGTACATCCCGGCGCACGGTTTTCGGTTCGATATGAATTGGCTTGATACGTATTTCATCAAATACCGTGATCGAAATGCGTTCTATTATTTCTATTACTTTTTGTTCGGTGGTTTGGTCGCCTTCACGTTGCCTGCATTTCGTGCCATGCTAAAAAGATACTGGTACTGGATCATCATTTCAGTTGGTGTCCTGTACGCAGTCATTGGCTATGAGCTTTTCCGTGAATCAGGGCAAGGCCAAATCAATTTAAACGAAGCGACATCCTTGAAACCGTCCATGTTCCTCTATACGATGGCTTGCTTGCTGGCTGTGTACGCTCTCTGCCTATGGGTGAGCAAAAAGCAGTCCAAATGGACACATTGGCTAGGACTCCTTGGGAAGTATTCGTACGGAGCTTATTTGATTCATGCGCTGATCTTGACATACTTGATGAAGTTTTTGCGCGAGCTTCAGCTTTTTCACACGGGCGTGTGGGGGAGTATGGTAGCATTCGTCTTGTGCTCCATTCTTTCATTTGCCGTATCATATGGGCTCGGAAAACTGCCGTTTGGTTCCTGGCTAGTGGGGGCAGCAGAGAAAAAGACAAAAAAAGTCCCGTCCTCTCAAAAAGAATGGCAAAACGCAGGGTAA
- a CDS encoding YheC/YheD family protein, with protein sequence MVKDELLQEYLPKTRVYSPEELWQYAEAFTHVMLKPSGGGGGAGIIQVTARGEEKYLVHSGSRQRLVEGKEATIRYVESLFRPKTYLLQPRIPLGRINGKPFDVRVMIQRRNNKEPWVITGWCAKLAGPGYVVTNVARSRGKVLPIQTAIKLSNIEAGPHLLRDIRMIATAVANRLGRAYPTLREIGLDLGIDVDGKPWIIEANFRPSLSLFQKLEDKTFYKRIVSMRKR encoded by the coding sequence TTGGTTAAAGACGAACTTTTGCAGGAGTATTTGCCCAAAACCCGCGTGTACTCTCCTGAAGAGCTATGGCAGTATGCAGAAGCGTTTACACACGTGATGCTGAAGCCTTCGGGAGGCGGCGGTGGGGCAGGAATTATTCAAGTAACGGCACGTGGAGAAGAGAAGTATTTGGTCCATAGCGGGAGTCGTCAGCGTCTCGTAGAGGGGAAGGAGGCCACGATCCGATACGTGGAATCGTTGTTTCGACCAAAAACATACCTGCTCCAGCCACGTATCCCACTCGGTAGAATCAACGGCAAGCCTTTTGATGTACGTGTCATGATCCAGCGCAGGAACAACAAGGAGCCTTGGGTGATAACAGGGTGGTGTGCAAAGCTAGCAGGTCCGGGCTATGTCGTGACAAATGTGGCTCGCAGCCGTGGAAAAGTTTTGCCTATCCAGACGGCAATCAAGCTGTCCAATATAGAAGCAGGCCCGCACCTCTTGCGTGATATCCGCATGATAGCTACGGCGGTAGCGAATCGATTGGGAAGAGCCTATCCGACACTCCGGGAGATCGGTTTGGACTTAGGGATTGATGTGGATGGCAAACCGTGGATTATTGAGGCCAATTTCCGCCCTTCTCTTTCTCTCTTTCAAAAGCTGGAGGATAAGACCTTTTACAAACGAATTGTTTCCATGCGAAAACGATAA
- the brnQ gene encoding branched-chain amino acid transport system II carrier protein, whose protein sequence is MITLSKKEMLLVSFMLFSMFFGAGNLIFPPYLGQEAGSLVWLSIAGFVLSAVGLPILGVIAIAKAGSFYQLASRVHPNFALIFPILIYVSIGPALAIPRAGSLAYEMGMAPFLPAQAVNSPWSLFLYTLVFFGIVFWFSLTPSKLIDRFGKILTPTLLTMIALIYVKSLFTPLGPTGVPAGKYATNPVVQGFLDGYLTMDALAALVFGIVIANTLRSKGIEDKKQLSANMIKAGLGAGMLLTFIYVILGLLGSSGASLGRPENGGLLLTAIMRQLFGTSGTLILGVIFTVACLCVSIGLVTSCSQYFHGRFKGLSYKGWAIILCVLSMGVANLGLSEILSVSVPILGAIYPIAIVLILLALLERWIPAHSSVYMTTVAVVTGFGVVDLMNLTFFNQGWNDILGVLPFYKEGAGWIMPAIFAGFVGVLLDLRKRTNRTGTGTTTTSPSK, encoded by the coding sequence ATGATAACTTTGTCTAAGAAAGAGATGCTGCTGGTCAGTTTTATGCTGTTTTCGATGTTTTTTGGTGCAGGAAACCTTATTTTTCCACCCTATCTGGGTCAAGAGGCTGGTTCCCTTGTTTGGCTGTCGATTGCAGGCTTTGTACTATCTGCTGTTGGTCTTCCTATTCTTGGTGTGATTGCTATCGCAAAGGCAGGGAGCTTTTACCAATTGGCAAGTCGTGTTCATCCAAACTTTGCTCTTATTTTTCCTATTTTGATTTATGTGTCGATTGGACCCGCACTTGCCATCCCGCGTGCAGGTAGCCTCGCGTACGAGATGGGAATGGCGCCATTTCTGCCGGCGCAAGCCGTGAATTCCCCTTGGAGTCTTTTCCTCTATACGCTCGTATTCTTTGGCATTGTCTTTTGGTTCAGTCTGACTCCTTCCAAATTGATTGATCGCTTTGGGAAAATATTGACGCCTACACTGTTGACAATGATTGCTTTGATCTACGTCAAGAGCTTATTCACACCACTTGGTCCAACGGGGGTACCAGCAGGAAAATATGCAACCAATCCGGTTGTGCAAGGTTTTCTGGACGGGTATTTAACGATGGATGCTTTGGCTGCACTCGTATTTGGAATCGTGATCGCCAATACACTGCGGAGCAAGGGAATCGAGGACAAGAAGCAACTGTCTGCGAATATGATTAAAGCAGGTCTCGGAGCAGGAATGTTGCTGACATTCATCTATGTCATTTTGGGATTGCTTGGTTCATCCGGTGCCTCTTTAGGAAGACCGGAGAATGGCGGGCTACTCCTGACAGCAATCATGAGGCAGCTATTTGGGACAAGCGGTACGCTGATTCTTGGTGTCATCTTTACCGTTGCGTGCCTCTGTGTATCCATTGGACTCGTAACTTCTTGCAGCCAATACTTTCATGGACGATTCAAAGGTTTGTCTTACAAAGGATGGGCGATTATTCTCTGTGTCCTGAGTATGGGGGTCGCAAACCTGGGACTATCGGAGATTTTAAGTGTATCTGTCCCCATTCTGGGAGCTATTTACCCGATTGCTATCGTACTCATTTTGCTGGCGCTGCTGGAGCGCTGGATACCTGCGCATTCGTCTGTGTATATGACGACTGTCGCAGTTGTGACGGGTTTTGGTGTCGTAGATTTGATGAATCTTACGTTTTTTAATCAGGGCTGGAACGATATTTTGGGTGTCCTTCCGTTTTATAAGGAAGGTGCCGGTTGGATCATGCCAGCGATATTTGCTGGTTTTGTCGGTGTTCTGCTCGACCTTCGGAAAAGGACAAACCGCACAGGAACAGGAACAACAACAACTTCCCCATCAAAATAA
- a CDS encoding DUF418 domain-containing protein: MKVAPVAEGERIRQLDGIRGFALLGIVLVNMPSFLYPIMFLPDAGMVNTHSEMDSWIRLLFNMFVQAKFYTIFSFLFGVGFFLFMHRAESKQLPYRSLFTRRLFVLLIVGMVHLVFLWYGDILNTYALAGFLLLLFYHRQESTIKRWAWTLLIGMQALSALTLTVPEELVPIPDQSLLIQKAIDAYTNGSMIEWLQFRVGYEIPLVLSFEFFVILSVFPLFLFGFLAAKRGVFERTEDFIPAIRRVWWLALGLSVVLVPMIPLVQFGVVKFPASIWITVQTFVTWSGLSLCAFYITSLLLLYRKESGKRMLKHFEPVGRMALSNYLSQTIIAVLVVRVGHFYGTPALALGLVFSLVIFTVQIFVSRWWLANYQFGPAEWLWRCLTYGKFVPMKRKGGSHAI, from the coding sequence GTGAAAGTAGCACCTGTAGCGGAAGGTGAGCGCATTCGACAGCTAGATGGGATTAGAGGCTTTGCTCTTCTGGGGATTGTGCTGGTGAATATGCCGTCATTTTTATATCCCATCATGTTCTTGCCAGATGCAGGGATGGTCAATACCCATTCGGAAATGGATAGTTGGATACGGCTTTTGTTTAACATGTTTGTACAGGCGAAGTTTTACACCATCTTTTCGTTTTTGTTTGGGGTAGGTTTTTTTCTGTTTATGCATCGCGCCGAGAGCAAACAGTTGCCTTATCGGAGTCTGTTTACTCGCAGATTATTCGTGCTGCTGATTGTGGGGATGGTCCATCTTGTTTTCCTCTGGTACGGAGACATTCTTAATACGTACGCCTTAGCTGGTTTTCTTTTGTTGCTGTTTTACCACAGGCAAGAAAGTACGATCAAGAGATGGGCGTGGACGCTTTTGATTGGTATGCAGGCCCTCTCTGCTCTGACTCTGACCGTTCCTGAGGAGCTCGTTCCTATACCAGATCAATCACTGCTCATTCAAAAAGCTATCGATGCTTATACCAATGGGTCGATGATCGAGTGGTTGCAATTCCGGGTTGGTTACGAAATTCCGCTCGTTCTTTCCTTTGAGTTTTTTGTCATTCTATCGGTATTTCCTCTCTTTTTATTCGGATTCTTGGCAGCCAAGCGGGGAGTATTCGAGAGGACGGAAGATTTTATTCCAGCCATCCGCCGCGTTTGGTGGCTCGCACTGGGCCTGAGTGTTGTGCTTGTACCAATGATTCCTCTTGTTCAGTTTGGCGTTGTAAAATTTCCTGCCTCAATCTGGATCACCGTTCAAACATTTGTTACATGGAGCGGTCTTAGTCTATGCGCTTTTTACATCACATCACTGCTGCTTCTTTATCGGAAAGAGAGCGGCAAGCGCATGCTAAAGCATTTCGAACCGGTCGGCAGAATGGCGTTAAGCAACTATTTGAGCCAAACCATCATCGCCGTGTTGGTTGTGCGTGTTGGACATTTTTACGGAACGCCTGCGTTGGCTCTCGGATTGGTGTTTAGCTTGGTAATCTTCACTGTGCAAATCTTCGTTAGTCGCTGGTGGCTTGCCAACTATCAGTTTGGTCCGGCAGAATGGCTTTGGCGCTGCTTGACATACGGTAAATTTGTACCAATGAAAAGAAAAGGAGGATCTCATGCGATTTGA
- a CDS encoding YqjF family protein, translating to MIDVRMGGIRIEQKIIQIKSPAQYNGWTMTQTWEHLLFLHWAISPASIRALIPAGLELDTYDNMAWISIIPFLLSGVRLRRMPSVPFTTTFPEINVRTYVKGKGKTGVYFLSLDASNPLVIKIAKFWYRLPYYRAQMAFQRQGDVIDFTSRRLSGLPQSPSFEGNYQPLSDKFLAKEGTLVHWLTERYTLFCRCSRTKQLMFADVVHEPWQLQETSFHIRENAMTENLSIPLTDSPHLALYSRGVQSLIWPIRSLADLSPDQGG from the coding sequence TTGATCGACGTACGAATGGGAGGGATTCGTATCGAACAGAAGATCATCCAAATCAAATCGCCCGCACAGTATAACGGATGGACCATGACGCAGACGTGGGAGCATCTTCTTTTTTTACATTGGGCAATTTCCCCAGCGTCTATTCGAGCACTGATTCCAGCAGGACTTGAACTCGATACCTACGATAACATGGCTTGGATCAGTATTATCCCGTTTTTGCTGAGTGGCGTGCGTCTGCGTAGGATGCCATCCGTACCATTCACGACGACTTTTCCTGAAATCAATGTTAGAACGTATGTGAAGGGGAAAGGGAAGACGGGCGTGTATTTTCTTTCTCTGGATGCGTCGAATCCTTTAGTGATCAAGATTGCAAAATTTTGGTACCGACTGCCGTATTATCGGGCCCAAATGGCTTTTCAACGCCAAGGGGATGTGATCGATTTTACCTCTCGACGACTATCTGGTCTACCTCAGTCACCCTCGTTCGAAGGCAACTACCAGCCTCTCAGTGACAAGTTTTTGGCCAAAGAGGGAACGCTGGTTCATTGGCTAACAGAGCGATACACGCTCTTTTGCAGGTGTAGCAGAACGAAGCAATTGATGTTTGCGGATGTAGTACACGAGCCGTGGCAGCTACAGGAGACATCCTTTCATATTCGTGAAAACGCGATGACCGAAAACCTGTCGATCCCACTCACGGATTCTCCACATCTAGCACTGTATTCACGTGGGGTACAAAGTCTGATTTGGCCGATTCGAAGTCTAGCGGATCTATCTCCGGATCAAGGTGGATAG
- a CDS encoding FMN-binding glutamate synthase family protein: protein MAGNWIPFLIGSFVGSMAALIVVGLLLICLFRPLTQWVLAKFMKRIMSDRYPENIFEMVSAMTKVSPRYVLENSLRAAAGQAIERPFGSPRKFLNFDSLIFSPAQLAKMPSSEDTEVDMKITIGPMAKKPLTLDIPLMAGAMGYGIGVSEDVKIAIAKGTAAVGSLTNTGEGPLLPEERKFAKHLILQYNSGKWAKEPEILRQADAIEIHFGQGATAAAASFIPAEYIKGRAAEIMGVQDEEMIVIPSRHPEVTKPEDLKKLVDKLRTITDGVPIGVKICASAILEKDLEIVIQAGVDFISIDGGQAGTKGGPPILEDDFGLPTIYALTRAVRYLKKKGVKERITLLSGGGYNTPGECLKAIALGADGIFMGTAVLWAMTHDQVTKAIPWEPPTELTTYPGSLKNKFDPESAAKYLTNFFLSFVDEMEIAILALGKTSLREVTAADLVSLDEMTSKVTKVPLAYHSSSSS from the coding sequence ATGGCGGGCAACTGGATTCCGTTTTTGATCGGCTCCTTTGTAGGATCGATGGCAGCACTCATCGTGGTGGGACTGCTTTTGATCTGTCTTTTTCGTCCTCTTACCCAGTGGGTGCTCGCCAAGTTTATGAAGCGCATTATGTCAGACCGCTATCCGGAAAATATTTTTGAGATGGTCTCTGCAATGACCAAAGTCAGTCCACGTTACGTCCTGGAGAACAGCTTGCGAGCAGCTGCTGGACAAGCTATCGAGCGTCCTTTCGGAAGTCCACGCAAGTTCTTGAACTTCGATAGCTTGATATTTTCGCCTGCACAGCTGGCGAAGATGCCTTCGAGTGAGGATACAGAAGTGGATATGAAAATCACGATTGGACCGATGGCAAAAAAGCCGTTAACTTTGGACATTCCGCTCATGGCAGGGGCCATGGGATACGGTATCGGTGTAAGTGAGGATGTGAAAATCGCGATTGCAAAAGGAACGGCCGCCGTGGGGAGTTTGACGAATACGGGTGAAGGTCCATTACTGCCGGAAGAAAGGAAATTCGCCAAACATCTGATTCTCCAATACAACTCGGGAAAGTGGGCAAAGGAGCCGGAAATTTTGCGACAGGCGGACGCCATCGAAATCCATTTTGGGCAGGGGGCGACTGCAGCTGCCGCGAGCTTTATCCCCGCTGAATATATCAAGGGAAGAGCTGCTGAAATCATGGGGGTTCAGGATGAAGAAATGATCGTCATTCCTTCGCGGCATCCGGAAGTAACAAAGCCGGAGGATCTAAAGAAGCTCGTAGACAAGCTGCGCACCATAACAGACGGCGTTCCGATCGGCGTCAAAATCTGTGCTAGTGCCATTCTTGAAAAAGACCTGGAGATTGTCATCCAAGCCGGTGTAGATTTTATCAGTATTGATGGCGGGCAAGCAGGGACAAAAGGAGGACCTCCCATCCTGGAGGATGATTTCGGTTTGCCGACGATTTATGCGCTTACCCGCGCTGTACGCTATTTGAAGAAAAAAGGTGTAAAAGAACGAATTACCTTATTGTCCGGGGGCGGATATAATACCCCGGGGGAGTGCTTGAAAGCGATTGCTTTGGGAGCAGACGGCATCTTTATGGGGACGGCTGTTTTGTGGGCGATGACTCATGATCAGGTGACAAAAGCCATACCGTGGGAACCACCGACAGAGCTAACCACCTATCCAGGAAGCTTGAAAAACAAATTCGACCCCGAATCAGCCGCGAAATATTTGACTAACTTTTTTCTTTCGTTTGTGGATGAGATGGAAATTGCCATCCTCGCGCTGGGGAAAACGTCTCTTCGTGAAGTGACCGCTGCGGATCTCGTCTCACTCGATGAGATGACGAGCAAAGTGACGAAAGTACCCCTTGCCTATCATTCATCCTCTTCCAGTTAG